One window of the Enterobacter huaxiensis genome contains the following:
- the aceB gene encoding malate synthase A: MTQQATTADELAFTQPYGEQEQQVLTAEAVEFLSELVTRFTPQRNKLLAARMHQQQEIDNGKLPGFISETASIRHGEWTIRGIPEDLQDRRVEITGPVERKMVINAMNANVKVFMADFEDSLAPDWNKVIDGQINLRDAVNGSISYTNEAGKIYQLKPNPAVLICRVRGLHLPEKHVTWRGEAIPGSLFDFALYFFHNYKSLLAKGSGPYFYLPKTQSWQEAAWWSEVFSYAEDRFGLPRGTIKATLLIETLPAVFQMHEILHALRDHIVGLNCGRWDYIFSYIKTLKNHADRVLPDRQVVTMDKPFLSAYSRLLIKTCHKRGAFAMGGMAAFIPSKDAERNNQVLNKVKADKELEARNGHDGTWIAHPGLADTAMEVFNRALGDSKNQLFVTREDDAPIAEEQLLAPCTGERTEEGMRANIRVAVQYIEAWISGNGCVPIYGLMEDAATAEISRTSIWQWIHHQKTLSNGKPVTKSLFRQMLAEEMRVIQDELGEHRFSSGRFTDAARLMEQITTSDDLIDFLTLPGYRFLA, translated from the coding sequence ATGACTCAACAGGCAACAACGGCCGATGAACTGGCCTTTACTCAGCCTTATGGCGAGCAAGAACAGCAAGTTTTGACGGCAGAGGCGGTCGAATTCCTGAGCGAACTGGTGACACGCTTTACGCCGCAGCGAAATAAGCTGCTGGCCGCACGTATGCATCAGCAGCAGGAAATCGATAACGGTAAGTTGCCCGGGTTTATTTCGGAAACCGCTTCCATTAGACATGGTGAGTGGACAATTCGCGGTATCCCTGAAGATTTACAGGATCGTCGCGTCGAGATCACCGGCCCCGTAGAACGCAAAATGGTGATCAACGCCATGAATGCCAACGTAAAAGTCTTTATGGCGGATTTTGAAGACTCCCTTGCGCCGGACTGGAACAAAGTTATCGACGGGCAGATCAACCTGCGCGACGCCGTTAACGGCTCTATCAGCTACACCAACGAGGCCGGTAAAATTTATCAGCTCAAACCGAACCCGGCCGTGCTGATCTGTCGCGTACGTGGTCTCCATCTGCCAGAAAAACACGTTACGTGGCGTGGGGAAGCTATTCCGGGCAGCCTGTTTGATTTTGCGCTGTACTTCTTCCACAACTACAAAAGCCTGCTGGCTAAAGGCAGCGGTCCCTATTTTTATCTGCCAAAAACCCAGTCCTGGCAGGAAGCGGCCTGGTGGAGCGAAGTCTTCAGCTATGCCGAAGATCGCTTTGGCCTGCCGCGCGGCACCATCAAGGCCACGCTGCTGATTGAGACGCTGCCCGCGGTCTTCCAGATGCATGAAATCCTACATGCCCTGCGCGACCACATCGTGGGTCTGAACTGCGGGCGCTGGGACTATATCTTCAGCTACATCAAAACGCTGAAAAATCATGCCGATCGCGTTCTGCCGGATCGTCAGGTCGTGACTATGGATAAGCCTTTCCTGAGCGCCTACTCGCGTCTGTTGATTAAAACCTGCCATAAGCGCGGTGCCTTTGCGATGGGCGGCATGGCGGCATTCATTCCAAGCAAGGATGCCGAGCGCAACAATCAGGTGCTCAACAAGGTGAAAGCCGACAAAGAGCTTGAGGCCCGTAACGGTCACGACGGCACGTGGATTGCCCACCCGGGTCTGGCCGATACGGCGATGGAGGTCTTTAACCGCGCACTCGGCGACAGCAAAAACCAGCTGTTTGTCACCCGTGAAGACGATGCGCCAATTGCAGAAGAACAGCTCCTGGCGCCGTGTACGGGGGAACGCACCGAAGAGGGCATGCGCGCCAATATCCGCGTTGCGGTCCAGTACATCGAAGCGTGGATCTCCGGCAACGGCTGCGTGCCGATTTACGGCCTGATGGAAGACGCGGCAACGGCGGAGATCTCTCGCACCTCTATCTGGCAGTGGATCCATCACCAAAAAACGCTCAGCAACGGCAAGCCGGTAACCAAATCTCTGTTCCGTCAGATGTTGGCCGAAGAGATGCGTGTCATTCAGGACGAGCTTGGCGAGCACCGCTTCAGCAGCGGGCGTTTTACCGATGCCGCGCGCCTGATGGAGCAAATCACCACCTCAGATGACTTAATCGACTTCCTCACCCTGCCGGGCTACCGCTTCCTGGCGTAA
- the purH gene encoding bifunctional phosphoribosylaminoimidazolecarboxamide formyltransferase/IMP cyclohydrolase, translated as MQQRRPVRRALLSVSDKAGIVEFAQALSARGVELLSTGGTARLLAEKGLPVTEVSDYTGFPEMMDGRVKTLHPKVHGGILGRRGQDDGIMEQHDIAPIDMVVVNLYPFAQTVAREGCSLEDAVENIDIGGPTMVRSAAKNHKDVAIVVKSSDYDTIINEMDANEGSLTLATRFDLAIKAFEHTAAYDSMIANYFGSLVPAYHGESKDPSGRFPRTLNLNFIKKQDMRYGENSHQQAAFYIEEEVKEASVATAQQVQGKALSYNNIADTDAALECVKEFSEPACVIVKHANPCGVAVSSSILDAYDRAYKTDPTSAFGGIIAFNRELDAETAQAIISRQFVEVIIAPSASEEALKITAAKQNVRVLICGQWAERVPGLDFKRVNGGVLVQDRDLGMVTEADLRVVTKRQPTEQELRDALFCWKVAKFVKSNAIVYAKENMTIGIGAGQMSRVYSAKIAGIKAGDEGLEVKGSAMASDAFFPFRDGIDAAAAVGITCVIQPGGSIRDDEVIAAADEHGIAMIFTDMRHFRH; from the coding sequence ATGCAACAACGTCGTCCAGTCCGCCGCGCTCTGCTCAGTGTTTCTGATAAAGCCGGTATCGTCGAATTCGCTCAGGCACTTTCTGCACGTGGCGTAGAGCTGCTTTCCACAGGCGGTACCGCTCGCCTGTTAGCAGAGAAAGGTCTGCCGGTAACCGAAGTGTCCGATTACACCGGTTTCCCGGAAATGATGGATGGACGCGTCAAAACCCTGCACCCGAAAGTGCACGGCGGCATTCTTGGTCGCCGCGGCCAGGACGACGGTATTATGGAACAGCATGATATCGCCCCAATCGATATGGTTGTCGTTAATCTCTACCCATTCGCACAGACCGTTGCCCGCGAAGGCTGTTCTCTGGAAGATGCAGTTGAGAATATCGACATCGGCGGCCCGACCATGGTGCGCTCCGCAGCCAAGAACCATAAAGATGTGGCTATCGTGGTGAAGAGCAGCGATTACGACACCATTATTAACGAGATGGATGCCAACGAAGGGTCACTGACGCTTGCAACGCGTTTCGACCTCGCCATCAAAGCCTTCGAACACACCGCCGCGTACGACAGCATGATCGCCAACTACTTCGGTAGCCTGGTACCTGCCTACCATGGTGAAAGCAAAGATCCTTCCGGCCGCTTCCCGCGCACCCTAAACCTGAACTTCATTAAGAAGCAGGATATGCGCTACGGCGAGAACAGCCACCAGCAGGCTGCCTTCTATATAGAAGAAGAGGTAAAAGAAGCCTCTGTTGCCACCGCTCAGCAGGTTCAGGGCAAGGCGCTCTCCTATAACAACATTGCCGACACTGACGCCGCGCTGGAATGCGTGAAAGAGTTCAGCGAGCCGGCCTGCGTTATCGTCAAGCACGCCAACCCATGCGGTGTTGCGGTTAGCAGCTCTATCCTTGATGCCTACGATCGCGCCTACAAAACCGACCCAACCTCCGCGTTCGGCGGCATTATCGCCTTCAACCGCGAGCTGGATGCTGAAACGGCTCAGGCCATCATCTCCCGCCAGTTCGTTGAAGTGATCATCGCGCCATCCGCTTCCGAAGAGGCGCTGAAAATCACCGCGGCGAAACAGAACGTGCGCGTGCTGATTTGCGGCCAGTGGGCGGAACGCGTGCCGGGCCTGGACTTCAAGCGCGTGAACGGCGGCGTGCTGGTTCAGGACCGCGACCTGGGCATGGTGACTGAAGCCGACCTGCGCGTGGTAACCAAACGACAGCCGACCGAACAGGAGCTGCGTGACGCGCTGTTCTGCTGGAAGGTCGCGAAGTTCGTTAAATCCAACGCCATTGTCTACGCCAAAGAGAACATGACCATCGGAATAGGTGCTGGCCAGATGAGCCGCGTCTACTCCGCGAAAATCGCGGGTATTAAAGCCGGCGATGAAGGTCTGGAAGTCAAAGGCTCCGCCATGGCTTCTGACGCCTTCTTCCCGTTCCGTGACGGTATCGACGCGGCAGCCGCTGTAGGGATCACCTGCGTGATCCAGCCCGGCGGCTCTATCCGCGATGACGAAGTGATTGCCGCCGCCGACGAGCACGGCATTGCGATGATCTTCACCGACATGCGTCACTTCCGCCATTAA
- the aceA gene encoding isocitrate lyase: MKTRTQQIEELQKEWTQPRWEGIRRPYSAEEVVKLRGSVNPECTLAQNGAAKMWKLLHGGSKKGYINSLGALTGGQALQQAKAGIEAVYLSGWQVAADANLASSMYPDQSLYPANSVPSVVDRINNTFRRADQIQWAAGIEPNDPRFTDYFLPIVADAEAGFGGVLNAFELMKSMIEAGAAAVHFEDQLASVKKCGHMGGKVLVPTQEAIQKLVAARLAADVLGVPTLVIARTDADAADLITSDCDPYDSEFITGERTSEGFYRTHAGIEQAISRGLAYAPYADLVWCETSTPDLALAKRFADAIHAKYPGKLLAYNCSPSFNWQKKLDDKTIASFQQQLSDMGYKYQFITLAGIHSMWFNMFDLAHAYAQGEGMKHYVEKVQQPEFAAGKDGYTFVSHQQEVGTGYFDNVTTIIQGGSSSVTALTGSTEEAQF; encoded by the coding sequence ATGAAAACCCGTACCCAACAGATTGAAGAATTACAGAAAGAGTGGACACAGCCGCGCTGGGAAGGCATTCGTCGTCCTTACAGCGCAGAGGAAGTGGTGAAATTACGCGGCTCGGTCAACCCGGAATGCACGCTGGCGCAGAACGGCGCGGCGAAAATGTGGAAGCTGCTGCACGGCGGTTCCAAAAAGGGCTATATCAACAGCCTCGGCGCATTGACGGGCGGGCAGGCGCTGCAGCAGGCGAAGGCCGGGATTGAGGCTGTCTACCTCTCCGGCTGGCAGGTCGCGGCGGATGCCAACCTGGCCTCCAGCATGTATCCGGACCAGTCGCTTTATCCGGCTAATTCCGTACCGTCGGTGGTGGATCGGATCAACAACACCTTCCGTCGTGCGGATCAGATCCAGTGGGCGGCCGGTATCGAACCTAACGATCCGCGCTTTACGGACTACTTCCTGCCGATCGTCGCGGATGCGGAAGCGGGCTTCGGCGGCGTGCTGAACGCATTTGAGCTGATGAAATCGATGATTGAGGCCGGTGCAGCGGCCGTTCACTTCGAAGATCAGCTGGCATCGGTGAAGAAGTGCGGACACATGGGCGGCAAGGTGCTGGTGCCGACTCAGGAAGCGATTCAGAAGCTGGTTGCCGCCCGTCTGGCTGCTGACGTGCTCGGCGTTCCAACGCTGGTGATTGCCCGTACCGATGCCGATGCGGCTGACCTGATCACCTCTGACTGCGACCCGTACGACAGCGAGTTCATCACCGGCGAGCGTACCAGTGAAGGCTTCTACCGCACCCATGCCGGCATTGAACAGGCGATCAGCCGTGGCCTGGCGTACGCGCCGTACGCGGACCTGGTGTGGTGTGAAACCTCAACGCCGGATCTGGCGCTGGCAAAACGCTTTGCGGATGCTATTCACGCGAAGTACCCGGGCAAACTGCTGGCCTATAACTGCTCGCCGTCCTTCAACTGGCAGAAAAAGCTGGATGACAAAACGATTGCCAGCTTCCAGCAGCAGCTGTCCGACATGGGCTACAAATACCAGTTCATTACCCTGGCGGGGATACACAGCATGTGGTTCAACATGTTCGACCTGGCTCATGCGTATGCACAGGGCGAAGGCATGAAGCACTACGTTGAGAAAGTACAGCAGCCGGAATTTGCGGCGGGCAAAGACGGTTACACCTTCGTGTCGCACCAGCAGGAAGTGGGAACCGGCTACTTTGATAACGTGACGACCATTATTCAGGGTGGCTCCTCCTCCGTCACGGCATTAACGGGCTCAACCGAAGAAGCACAGTTCTAA
- the purD gene encoding phosphoribosylamine--glycine ligase: MKVLVIGNGGREHALAWKAAQSPRVKTVFVAPGNAGTALEPTLQNVAIGVTDIPALLSFAQSEKIDLTIVGPEAPLVIGVVDAFRAAGLTIFGPTEGAAQLEGSKAFTKDFLARHNIPTAEYQNFTDVEPALAYLREKGAPIVIKADGLAAGKGVIVAMTLEEAEAAVQDMLAGNAFGDAGHRIVIEEFLDGEEASFIVMVDGEHVLPMATSQDHKRVGNGDSGPNTGGMGAYSPAPVVTDEVHQRTMDRIIWPTVKGMAAEGNTYTGFLYAGLMIDKQGNPKVIEFNCRFGDPETQPIMLRMKSDLVELCLAACEGKLDEKTSEWDERASLGVVIAAGGYPGNYSTGDEIHGLPLEENDGAKVFHAGTTLSDDDRVLTNGGRVLCATALGHTVAEAQKRAYALMADIRWNGSFSRQDIGYRAIAREQGE, from the coding sequence ATGAAAGTATTAGTGATTGGTAACGGCGGGCGCGAGCACGCTCTGGCGTGGAAAGCGGCGCAGTCTCCGCGGGTGAAAACCGTCTTTGTGGCGCCGGGCAACGCCGGGACCGCCCTGGAACCGACTCTGCAGAACGTCGCCATCGGCGTGACCGATATTCCGGCGCTGCTGAGCTTTGCTCAGAGCGAGAAAATCGATCTGACCATCGTCGGCCCGGAAGCGCCGCTGGTGATTGGCGTCGTCGATGCCTTCCGCGCGGCGGGCCTGACAATCTTCGGGCCAACGGAAGGCGCCGCGCAGCTGGAAGGCTCCAAGGCCTTCACCAAAGATTTCCTCGCGCGCCATAACATCCCGACGGCGGAATATCAGAACTTCACCGACGTGGAGCCAGCCCTGGCCTACCTACGTGAAAAAGGCGCGCCGATTGTTATCAAAGCAGACGGTCTGGCAGCAGGTAAAGGCGTTATCGTCGCGATGACCCTCGAAGAAGCAGAAGCCGCGGTTCAGGATATGCTGGCGGGCAACGCCTTTGGCGATGCAGGCCACCGCATCGTGATCGAAGAGTTCCTCGACGGTGAAGAGGCCAGCTTTATCGTGATGGTCGACGGCGAGCACGTTCTGCCGATGGCCACCAGCCAGGACCACAAGCGCGTGGGTAACGGTGATTCCGGCCCGAACACGGGCGGGATGGGTGCTTACTCCCCTGCTCCGGTGGTGACGGATGAAGTGCACCAGCGCACCATGGACCGCATCATCTGGCCTACCGTGAAAGGGATGGCGGCGGAAGGTAACACCTATACCGGTTTCCTGTACGCAGGCCTGATGATCGACAAACAGGGAAACCCGAAGGTTATCGAATTCAACTGTCGCTTTGGTGACCCTGAAACGCAGCCCATCATGCTGCGCATGAAGTCTGACCTGGTCGAACTGTGTCTGGCGGCCTGCGAAGGCAAGCTGGACGAGAAAACCTCCGAGTGGGACGAGCGCGCGTCTCTGGGCGTGGTGATTGCTGCGGGCGGTTATCCGGGCAACTACAGCACCGGGGATGAGATCCACGGACTGCCGCTGGAAGAGAACGACGGCGCGAAGGTATTCCATGCGGGTACGACGCTCTCAGACGACGATCGCGTACTGACCAACGGCGGCCGCGTGCTGTGTGCCACGGCGCTGGGTCATACCGTGGCAGAAGCGCAGAAGCGCGCCTACGCGCTGATGGCGGATATCCGCTGGAACGGCAGCTTTAGCCGCCAGGATATTGGCTATCGCGCGATTGCGCGTGAGCAGGGGGAGTAA
- the metA gene encoding homoserine O-acetyltransferase MetA, translating into MPIRVQDELPAVNFLREENVFVMTASRATGQEIRPLKVLILNLMPKKIETENQFLRLLSNSPLQVDIQLLRIDARESRNTPSEHLNNFYCNFDDIRDDNYDGLIVTGAPLGLVEFNDVAYWPQIKQVLEWAKDHVTSTLFVCWAVQAALNILYGIPKQTRNDKLSGVYEHHILHPHALLTRGFDDSFLAPHSRYADFPAQLIRDYTDLEILAETEDGDAYLFASKDKRIAFVTGHPEYDPHTLAAEYFRDVEAGLNPDVPCNYFPKNDPQNTPRASWRSHGNLLFTNWLNYYVYQITPYDLRHMNPTLE; encoded by the coding sequence ATGCCGATTCGGGTGCAGGACGAGCTACCAGCCGTCAATTTCTTACGTGAAGAAAACGTCTTCGTGATGACGGCTTCACGCGCTACAGGTCAGGAAATTCGCCCGCTGAAGGTGCTTATTCTCAATCTGATGCCTAAAAAGATCGAAACAGAAAATCAGTTTTTGCGCCTGCTTTCGAATTCCCCCCTTCAGGTGGATATCCAGCTGCTACGTATTGATGCCCGCGAGTCTCGGAACACTCCTTCTGAGCATCTTAATAACTTCTACTGTAACTTCGACGACATCCGTGATGACAATTACGATGGCCTGATCGTCACCGGCGCACCGCTGGGCCTGGTAGAATTTAACGATGTTGCCTACTGGCCGCAGATCAAACAGGTACTGGAGTGGGCAAAAGATCACGTCACCTCCACGCTGTTTGTCTGTTGGGCGGTACAGGCCGCACTGAATATCCTCTATGGAATTCCCAAGCAAACCCGCAACGATAAGCTTTCTGGCGTTTACGAGCATCATATTCTCCATCCTCACGCGCTGCTGACGCGCGGTTTTGATGACTCTTTCCTGGCCCCGCATTCTCGCTATGCCGATTTCCCGGCCCAGCTGATCCGCGATTACACCGATCTGGAAATCCTGGCCGAAACGGAAGACGGCGATGCCTATCTGTTTGCCAGCAAAGACAAGCGTATTGCTTTTGTCACCGGCCATCCTGAGTACGATCCACACACTCTGGCGGCTGAATATTTCCGTGATGTCGAAGCGGGTCTTAATCCGGATGTACCTTGCAACTATTTTCCAAAAAACGATCCACAGAACACGCCAAGAGCGTCCTGGCGCAGCCACGGAAATTTGCTGTTCACCAACTGGCTCAACTATTACGTCTACCAGATCACACCATACGATCTGCGCCACATGAATCCGACGCTGGAGTAA
- the iclR gene encoding glyoxylate bypass operon transcriptional repressor IclR — protein sequence MVATVPAKRGRKPAATTAAQPGGQVQSLTRGLKLLEWIAESHGSVALTELAQQAGLPNSTTHRLLTTMQQLGFVRQVGELGHWAVGAHAFIVGSSFLQSRNLLAIVHPILRKLMEESGETVNLAVLDQSDHQAIIIDQVQCTQLMRMSAPIGGKLPMHASGAGKAFLSQLSEEQVTGLLHRKGLHAYTHATLVSPVHLKEDLALTRKRGYSFDDEEHALGLRCLASCIFDEHREPFAAISISGPISRMTDDRVTELGALVIKAAKEVTLAYGGIR from the coding sequence ATGGTCGCGACCGTTCCCGCCAAACGCGGCAGAAAACCTGCTGCCACCACCGCCGCACAACCCGGCGGACAGGTTCAGTCCCTGACGCGCGGTTTGAAGCTGCTGGAATGGATAGCCGAATCGCACGGCAGCGTGGCCCTGACCGAGCTGGCCCAGCAGGCTGGCCTGCCGAACTCCACCACGCACCGCCTGCTCACCACCATGCAGCAGCTGGGCTTTGTGCGTCAGGTGGGCGAGTTGGGGCACTGGGCGGTGGGCGCGCATGCGTTTATCGTCGGCAGCAGCTTCCTGCAGAGCCGTAATCTGCTGGCGATTGTCCACCCTATTCTGCGCAAGCTGATGGAAGAGTCCGGCGAGACGGTGAACCTGGCGGTGCTCGACCAGAGCGACCATCAGGCGATTATCATCGACCAGGTGCAGTGCACGCAGCTGATGCGCATGTCGGCACCGATTGGCGGCAAGCTGCCGATGCACGCCTCCGGCGCGGGTAAAGCGTTTCTGTCGCAGCTGAGCGAAGAGCAGGTGACGGGGCTGCTGCACCGAAAAGGGCTGCACGCCTACACCCATGCCACGCTGGTGTCGCCCGTGCATCTGAAAGAAGATCTGGCCCTGACCCGCAAGCGCGGCTATTCGTTTGATGACGAGGAACATGCCCTGGGCCTGCGCTGCCTCGCGTCCTGTATTTTTGACGAGCACCGCGAGCCGTTTGCGGCTATCTCCATCTCAGGGCCGATATCGCGCATGACCGACGACCGCGTAACCGAGCTGGGTGCGCTGGTGATTAAGGCGGCGAAAGAGGTGACGCTGGCGTATGGTGGGATTCGTTGA
- the hupA gene encoding nucleoid-associated protein HU-alpha produces the protein MNKTQLIDVIADKADLSKVQAKAALESTLAAITESLKEGDAVQLVGFGTFKVNHRAERTGRNPQTGKEIKIAAANVPAFVSGKALKDAVK, from the coding sequence ATGAACAAGACTCAACTGATTGATGTAATTGCGGACAAGGCTGATCTGTCTAAAGTGCAGGCTAAAGCTGCTCTGGAATCTACCCTGGCTGCTATTACTGAGTCTCTGAAAGAAGGCGATGCTGTGCAACTGGTTGGTTTCGGTACCTTCAAAGTGAACCACCGCGCTGAGCGTACTGGCCGCAACCCGCAGACCGGTAAAGAAATCAAAATCGCCGCAGCTAACGTGCCGGCATTTGTTTCTGGTAAAGCACTGAAAGACGCAGTTAAGTAA
- the aceK gene encoding bifunctional isocitrate dehydrogenase kinase/phosphatase has protein sequence MSRGLELLIAQTILQGFDAQYGRFLEVTSGAQQRFEQADWHAVQQAMKQRIHLYDHHVGLVVEQLRCITDGKSPDAEFLLRVKEHYTHLLPDYPRFEIAESFFNSVYCRLFDHRSLSPERLFIFSSQPERRFRTIPRPLAKDFFPDRGWEKLLHRVLTDLPLRLPWENKARDIGYILAHLNEAFGEAVLSQSHLQVANELFYRNKAAWLVGKLVTPSAIVPFLLPIHRTDDGELFVDSCLTTSAEASIVFGFARSYFMVYAPLPAALVEWLRDILPGKTTAELYMAIGCQKHAKTESYREYLRYVTTADEQFIEAPGIRGMVMLVFTLPGFDRVFKVIKDKFAPQKEMSAAHVRACYQLVKEHDRVGRMADTQEFENFVLDKQQIDPALMALLMQEAPAKITDLGDKIAISHLYIERRMVPLNIWLEQSDGQALRDAIEEYGNAIRQLAAANIFPGDMLFKNFGVTRHGRVVFYDYDEICYMTEVNFRDIPPPRYPEDELSSEPWYSVSPGDVFPEEFRHWLCADPRIGPLFEEMHEDLFRASYWRGLQTRIKNGHVEDVYAYRRKQRFCIRFSPSPCGRGQG, from the coding sequence ATGTCGCGTGGCCTGGAATTATTGATTGCCCAAACCATTCTGCAAGGCTTCGACGCCCAGTATGGTCGTTTTCTCGAAGTGACCTCCGGGGCGCAGCAGCGCTTCGAGCAGGCAGACTGGCATGCGGTTCAGCAGGCTATGAAGCAGCGTATCCATCTCTACGACCACCACGTGGGCCTGGTGGTGGAGCAGCTGCGCTGTATTACCGACGGTAAAAGTCCAGACGCGGAATTTTTGCTGCGCGTGAAGGAGCATTACACCCATCTGTTACCCGACTACCCTCGCTTTGAAATTGCGGAGAGCTTTTTCAACTCCGTCTATTGCCGGTTATTTGACCACCGCTCGTTATCTCCTGAGCGGTTATTTATCTTCAGCTCCCAGCCGGAGCGTCGTTTTCGCACTATCCCACGACCGCTGGCGAAGGATTTCTTTCCCGATCGCGGATGGGAAAAGCTACTCCATCGCGTTTTAACCGACTTACCGCTGCGTTTACCCTGGGAGAACAAAGCCCGGGATATCGGCTATATCCTCGCGCATCTCAATGAAGCCTTCGGCGAGGCGGTGCTCAGCCAAAGCCATCTGCAGGTTGCGAACGAGCTCTTCTACCGCAATAAAGCCGCCTGGCTGGTTGGAAAACTGGTGACGCCATCGGCCATTGTGCCGTTTCTGTTACCGATTCACCGTACCGACGACGGGGAACTGTTTGTCGATTCCTGCCTGACCACCAGCGCGGAGGCCAGCATCGTGTTTGGCTTCGCCCGATCCTACTTCATGGTGTACGCCCCGCTGCCTGCCGCCCTGGTGGAGTGGCTGCGCGACATCCTCCCAGGCAAAACCACCGCCGAACTGTATATGGCGATTGGCTGTCAGAAGCACGCCAAAACGGAAAGCTATCGGGAATACCTGCGCTATGTCACTACGGCCGACGAGCAGTTTATCGAAGCCCCCGGCATACGCGGCATGGTGATGCTGGTATTTACGCTGCCCGGCTTTGACCGGGTGTTTAAGGTGATAAAGGATAAATTTGCCCCGCAGAAGGAGATGAGCGCAGCGCACGTCCGCGCCTGCTATCAGCTGGTGAAAGAACACGATCGCGTCGGGCGGATGGCGGATACCCAGGAATTCGAAAACTTTGTGCTGGATAAACAGCAGATCGATCCAGCGCTTATGGCGCTTTTAATGCAGGAAGCGCCGGCGAAAATCACCGATCTTGGCGACAAAATTGCCATTAGCCATCTTTACATCGAGCGCCGCATGGTGCCGCTCAATATCTGGCTGGAGCAGTCCGACGGTCAGGCCTTAAGAGATGCTATTGAGGAATACGGCAACGCGATTCGTCAGCTTGCCGCCGCCAATATTTTCCCCGGCGACATGCTGTTTAAAAACTTTGGCGTCACCCGTCACGGGCGGGTGGTGTTCTACGATTACGACGAAATTTGCTACATGACCGAGGTGAATTTCCGCGATATCCCGCCGCCGCGCTATCCGGAGGATGAGCTGTCCAGCGAGCCGTGGTACAGCGTCTCGCCGGGCGACGTGTTTCCTGAAGAGTTTCGCCACTGGCTGTGCGCCGACCCGCGTATCGGGCCGCTATTTGAAGAGATGCATGAAGATCTGTTCCGCGCCAGCTACTGGCGCGGGCTACAAACGCGGATCAAAAACGGGCACGTGGAAGATGTGTATGCATATCGGCGTAAGCAGCGGTTTTGCATCCGTTTTTCTCCCTCTCCCTGTGGGAGAGGGCAGGGGTGA
- a CDS encoding DUF1481 domain-containing protein: MNSFNEGAATPLLSFWRGTLALAGVLLLSACSHDSSLPPFTASGYADNQGAVRIWRKDSSDDVHLLSAFSPWHNGSTSTAEYRWLGDSLSLIELNIYSKTPEHVKVRFDDRGELSFMQREVSGQKQQLSSDQIALYRYRAEQIRQTSDALRQGRVVLRQGRWHADRSVTTCEGATVKPDLESWAIEHIERRQRHSSVEVSVAWLDAPEGSQLLLVANEDFCTWQPTEKSF, encoded by the coding sequence GTGAACAGTTTTAACGAAGGGGCGGCAACGCCCCTTTTGTCTTTCTGGCGTGGAACGCTCGCGCTGGCAGGCGTGCTGTTGCTGTCTGCCTGTAGCCACGATTCCTCTCTCCCACCTTTTACGGCCAGCGGCTACGCTGACAACCAGGGAGCGGTCAGGATCTGGCGCAAAGATTCAAGCGATGACGTTCACTTGCTCTCCGCTTTTAGCCCATGGCATAACGGCAGTACGTCCACTGCGGAGTACCGCTGGCTGGGCGATAGCCTGTCGCTGATTGAACTGAACATCTACAGCAAGACCCCCGAACACGTGAAAGTGCGTTTTGACGATCGCGGCGAGCTGAGCTTTATGCAACGCGAAGTCAGCGGTCAGAAACAGCAGCTTTCCAGCGATCAAATCGCCCTCTACCGCTACCGCGCCGAACAAATCCGTCAGACCAGCGATGCGCTGCGTCAGGGACGCGTTGTGCTGCGCCAGGGGCGCTGGCATGCCGACAGGTCGGTGACAACCTGTGAAGGAGCGACGGTGAAGCCTGACCTCGAATCCTGGGCCATAGAACACATTGAACGCCGTCAGCGGCATTCATCAGTGGAAGTGAGCGTGGCGTGGCTTGACGCGCCGGAAGGCTCTCAGCTGCTGCTGGTAGCGAACGAAGACTTCTGCACCTGGCAGCCGACAGAGAAGAGTTTCTGA